The genomic segment GATTGAAGCCACACCGTTCGACCTAGCACATGTAAGGTGACACGATGATCAAATGGTGGCTTTTAGAGCAGCGTTTAAATCATCTTGATGGCCTTTCCCTTTCAAGACGGTGCATGTTGTGTGCGAACCTTTATTTTAGCATCAACAacctttttattattctattcaaagagcaatattgttttttatattttattttgatcatcaaactttattttaatacaatttcatccttatatgttatattaatatcattttaaatgaaTGGAATTGCTTTTATTTACATTCAATAGCGTGTTCAAGAGTTTTAGGAATTTCtaaaactgaattaaaaaaataattttttgaaatgtaatcAAAGCttataattgaaagaataaGTACTTGAGTAAACAACAAAGCCCTTTTtaatttgacatgaaaaaaattcaatttgtccttcttgtttttgaattttatgtgtcaatcataaatttcaatttttttttcatattttagtcTATAAAAGCTAAGATAAGAGAGATAAAGTTGTTAGAAtatgaaaagatagaaaaagcTTTTAGGTGGTAAAATTTTAGCCAccaataacaataatttttatatctatgaaattttatttcataaaaaaactcaatgaaaACGATATTTTTAACTCTAATAATACCAAAGAAGATAAACCAGATCTcgataaagtttttaatttgatgtgcttttaataagaaataaataacaaattttcaattgaattgtaagtattttataggaaaatagaataaattagAAAGTTATTTGGAATAAAAACTTAGTGAACTTATTAgtctaacaaaaatatcataaaatttaatggtcatctatttttttttaaataaacatatatttacttttttctctctctcgcATGGATTAATGAGAGATGGAGAGATGGCTACTACTTCgggataaaattattaaataaaaaaaatggacaaactAGACGATATAAGCTTTGGAAATTAAAATTCTCTTAAgagttatatttattattgtttctaCTGGACACCTCTTGGGTTTAGAACTGCTTTAGAAGaggataaatataattaatgtgAATATGCGAGTGCTCTCCTCCTTAGTCCTtgctttatttaatttcttttaaatacaataaacatGTTGGGGAGAAAGGATAATTAATTTCCCTCGTGAGATGCATCAAGAACTCCAGAGCAAAGCACAGTGAGATGGATTGCAGAAATCAAATTTCATTGCCTTTCAATAACAGTTCGATGCATGATGTACATCTTATCACAATTGATTTTAATCAATCCCATATTAGCCCCTCCTCCTGGCTATATATGGTCAAACGATCACTATGGCTGGCTTCAATATTTTTagagcatgtttgtttttatagttaaaatttaaaaagaattgatttttaaaaattattttttattataatataattgatttaaataaatatttggttGAAACTGCAATTGAAAATacttctcaaaaaaataataaactataagtgtttgtttaaaatttttgttgaaGTTGATAATGCAtgttaaattatcataaaaaacaactaatttatttattaatttgcattgtatttacataagataaattaaaaaagaatgaaacttattttttattgtatttaaatatacattgttataagataaattaaaaataggaTATGATTGATTTACAAAGGTTGAGATATATTTTGCAATGTAAGATAGAATGTGTTGGACTGTTATATTAcggttctttatattttaaaatgttaatttcaaACTTTAGCTAAATAGTTCTAAGATTTGTTAAATGGTGTGTGTGTAAAGCTTCTGCATGTCCAAGGCTTGGACTGGAATTGGGGAGCATTTTGGATCTGCATGGTCTAGAAAAGCATATTGATGATGCTTCTCATCAACCTGTGGTGTAAACGTAAAAAGTACATGGATCTTACCAtttcaaaacttgattttattgatatcaaataaatatttattgtgatttttctgtaacgCAGAAATAACCACATAAACACTCCCATCCCACTTATTAAGATGTGAAATTaagaactatatatatacatttgcATGACCCATGAAGCCAATCGACGTCAATACAACAACGTTTTAATACACTTGCAAGTGTGACGAGCTAGCGTGCCTCCATCACCGATCAGCAATTTCAGACCAGGTTCCCATCAATCCACAAGCTGGGGACCGCTCTCAAAACCAACCATCAATTCGTTCAATTTCTTGTTGCTTATCCTTTGTTGAATGATCTTCACGTCCTGGTCACAGCTGTAACGAAGCAATTAAGGAGgaaactttaaattattatatggcATGGTTAAGATTGTTGTATTGAATAATCAACGATGTTAAACATtagtcatttgatttattaatctaCGTGATAGGCACTAGCTAACCTCTGAGGGAGTGAAGGTGCGGCAGGAGTTAACATCGAAGCAAGCTCGATAGCATCCTCGTGCCGATTAACAACATGATTGAAGCATAGATAGCGTCCATACGATGACACATCTTCATAGATGCATATGTGGGCATCCACCAGGAAGTTTAGGTCAACAGTCACAAAAACCCCATCTTCATACAATTCAGCTGCTCCTGTCAAATATGGGTTTTTGATGGAAAGATCAGGACTCACCAGCAAGCCTGCATTAACAGATACCATATTCACTCCTCTGTCCATTGCCAACGCCCATGTTGTCTTCTCTGCTAGTGTTTTTGATAGGGCATGCCATAACTGTCCGAGAATTCATTCCAGTCACAATGTTAATTCATTGAGGAGGTCTTAACGAATTTAATACGTATTATtaccaaataataatatataaaaaattgcacGTAATTAATTAGCACTGGAATTGATCAAGCATATatattcaggaaaaaaaaaggttgtacCTTAAATTTACGACAGAAATTGATATCACTCCAGTGTCTCTCATCAAAGTCTGCTATCTCGGATTTGCGATCATCTCTCCAAATAACAGCAGTTGCCGAGGATGTGAACACAACC from the Populus nigra chromosome 1, ddPopNigr1.1, whole genome shotgun sequence genome contains:
- the LOC133684594 gene encoding cinnamoyl-CoA reductase-like SNL6, encoding MAPASFNPISNTVCVMDASGNLGLSLVQRLLQRGYMVHAAVQNHNCELQLNGLSCENKKLKIFYADPFDYKSIIDALRGCSGLFYTFEPPEDQPTYDESMTEVEVRAAHNVLEACAHTETIDKVVFTSSATAVIWRDDRKSEIADFDERHWSDINFCRKFKLWHALSKTLAEKTTWALAMDRGVNMVSVNAGLLVSPDLSIKNPYLTGAAELYEDGVFVTVDLNFLVDAHICIYEDVSSYGRYLCFNHVVNRHEDAIELASMLTPAAPSLPQSCDQDVKIIQQRISNKKLNELMVGFESGPQLVD